In Lates calcarifer isolate ASB-BC8 linkage group LG4, TLL_Latcal_v3, whole genome shotgun sequence, a genomic segment contains:
- the LOC108883660 gene encoding pyroglutamyl-peptidase 1: MANKKKVIVTGFGPFGEHAVNSSWVAVQELERLGLGEAVDLYVREMPVEYQAVEHLVPSLWKEHQPQLVVHVGVSGLATTVTLEQCGHNKGYERLDNCNYCPHSHCCIESGPDCIKSVLDMDKVCKRVNDSDIGVAVSVSKDAGRYLCDYIYYTSLYLGHGRSAFIHVPPLKKPYSSQDLGRALQAVIQEMLSLLEMDRTEEEVYKCNEHCNHKHQHQHDYQ, encoded by the exons GTTTTGGGCCTTTTGGAGAGCATGCAGTAAACTCCAGCTGGGTGGCAGTGCAG GAACTGGAGCGATTAGGGCTGGGTGAGGCAGTAGACCTTTATGTCCGTGAGATGCCCGTTGAATACCAGGCTGTTGAGCACCTAGTGCCATCACTGTGGAAAGAGCACCAGCCACAG TTAGTAGTCCATGTTGGTGTTTCTGGATTAGCCACCACAGTCACTCTGGAGCAGTGCGGCCACAACAAGGGTTACGAACGCCTGGACAACTGCAATTACTGCCCGCACTCCCACTGTTGCATAGAGAGCGGCCCTGACTGTATAAAGTCAGTCCTGGACATGGATAAAGTCTGCAAGAGGGTCAATGACTCTGACATTGGGGTGGCTGTGTCTGTATCTAAAGATGCTGGAAG GTATCTGTGTGACTACATCTACTACACGTCTCTGTACCTGGGGCACGGTCGCTCTGCCTTCATCCACGTGCCTCCTCTAAAAAAACCTTACAGCAGCCAGGACCTGGGTAGAGCCCTTCAGGCCGTCATACAGGAGATGCTGAGCCTACTGGAGATGGATCGcactgaggaggaggtgtaCAAATGCAATGAGCACTGCAATCACAAGCATCAACACCAGCATGACTACCAATGA